In Camarhynchus parvulus chromosome Z, STF_HiC, whole genome shotgun sequence, a genomic segment contains:
- the ATP8B1 gene encoding phospholipid-transporting ATPase IC has translation MISERDSETTFEEDSQPNDEVVPYSDDETEDELDSRQPGAELGPNQTSRDTEESREPGKKDCSWQVKANDQRFYDQPGFKRTIFLCFKKSKYAGNAIKTYKYNPITFLPLNLFEQFKRAANFYFLVLLILQSIPQISTLSWYTTLVPLLLVLGITAVKDLLDDIARHRMDNEVNNRTCDVIKDGRFKATKWKDIKVGDVVRLKKNTFVPADILLLSSSEPNSLCYVETAELDGETNLKFKMALEVTHRHLQEESALADFDGLVECEEPNNRLDKFTGTLSWRNSIYPLDADKILLRGCKIRNTDFCHGMVIFAGADTKIMKNSGKTRFKRTKIDSLMNYMVYTIIVVLILLSAGLAIGHTYWEQQIGNSSWYLYDAQDSSPAYRGFLTFWGYIIVLNTMVPISLYVSVEVIRFGQSYFINWDLQMYYPEKDTAAKARTTTLNEQLGQIQYIFSDKTGTLTQNIMTFKKCCINGQRYGDCRDAAGQLQSHPQQVDFSWNVYADGKFLFYDHYLIEQIKAGKEPEIQKFFFLLAICHTVMADTSDGQLHYQAASPDEGALVTAARNFGYVFLSRTQNTITISEMGVQRTYDVLAILDFNSDRKRMSVIVRESCGNIRLYCKGADTVIYERLHPRNVKREATEEALDVFANETLRTLCLCYRDISQDEFEVWNKKFLEASLATSHRDEALDKVYEEIEKNLILLGATAIEDKLQDGVPETISRLSKADIKIWVLTGDKKETAENIGFSCELLTEEMAICYGEDTSALLQTRLENQRNRAGSSPHSSLRMNEPFFQGSRDRALIITGSWLNEILLEKKKKKKKLKLKFPRTAEEKKKQTEKRRRAEAYKEQQQKNFVDLACECRAVICCRVTPKQKAMVVELVKKYKKAITLAIGDGANDVNMIKTAHIGVGISGQEGMQAVMSSDYSFGQFRYLQRLLLVHGRWSYIRMCKFLRYFFYKNFAFTLVHIWYSFFNGFSAQTAYEDWFITLYNVLYSSLPVLLVGLLDQDVSDRLSLRFPRLYVLGQRDLLFNYKKFFISLLHGAVTSLIIFFIPYGAYLKSMGQDGEAPADYQSFAVTAASSLIFVVNFQIGLDTSYWTFVNAFSVFGSIALYFGITFDLHSAGIHVLFPSGFQFTGTAPNALRQPYLWLTMILSIAICLLPVVAQRFLSMTIWPSESDKIQRNRRKYLLEEQQWKRRQSAFRRGVSARRSAYAFSHQRGYADLIASGRSIRKRRAPLDAVLAGPGSGDTRDTS, from the exons ATGATCTCAGAAAGGGATTCAGAGACCACCTTCGAGGAGGATTCCCAGCCCAACGACGAGGTGGTGCCATACAGCGACGACGAAACGGAGGACGAGCTGGACAGTCGGCAGCCTGGGGCTGAACTGGGACCCAACCAAACCAGCAGGGACACCGAGGAGAGCAGAGAGCCTGGCAAAAAAG ACTGCAGCTGGCAAGTTAAAGCAAACGACCAGCGTTTTTATGACCAGCCGGGCTTCAAGAGAACAATCTTCCTGTGCttcaagaaaagcaaatatgcG GGAAATGCAATTAAGACATACAAGTACAACCCCATCACTTTTCTACCTCTGAATCTGTTTGAACAGTTCAAGAGAGCAGCCAACTTCTATTTCCTTGTTCTTCTCATATTGCAG TCGATTCCTCAAATAAGTACCCTGTCATGGTACACAACTCTGGTGCCCTTGCTCTTGGTGCTGGGAATAACTGCAGTCAAAGACCTGCTGGATGACATT GCTCGTCACAGGATGGACAACGAGGTCAATAACAGGACATGTGATGTCATCAAGGATGGAAG GTTCAAAGCCACTAAATGGAAAGATATTAAAGTTGGTGATGTCGTTCgtctgaagaaaaatacttttgttccT gCTGATATTTTGCTGCTGTCCAGCTCAGAACCAAACAGTCTGTGCTATGTGGAGACAGCTGAACTGGATGG tgAGACTaacttaaaattcaaaatggCCCTAGAGGTGACACACAGACACCTTCAGGAAGAAAGTGCCCTGGCAGACTTTGATG GTCTGGTTGAATGTGAAGAACCCAATAACCGACTGGATAAGTTTACAGGAACATTATCCTGGAGAAACTCAATTTATCCCCTGGATGCTGATAAGATTTTGTTGCGTGGCTGTAAGATCAGGAACACGGACTTCTGCCATGGAATGGTCATATTTGCAG GCGCTgacacaaaaataatgaaaaatagtgGAAAGACAAGatttaaaaggacaaaaattgACTCCCTTATGAACTACATGGTTTATACT atcATCGTGGTCCTTATCCTGCTGTCGGCAGGGCTGGCCATCGGTCACACCTACTGGGAGCAGCAGATTGGCAACTCCTCCTGGTACCTGTACGATGCACAGGACTCCAGCCCTGCCTACCGGGGCTTCCTCACCTTCTGGGGATACATCATTGTCCTCAACACCATGGTGCCCATCTCCCTCTACGTGAG CGTGGAAGTGATTCGCTTTGGCCAAAGCTATTTCATCAACTGGGACCTGCAGATGTACTACCCCGAGAAGGACACGGCTGCCAAGGCCAGGACCACCACGCTGAACGAGCAGCTGGGCCAAATCCAGTACATCTTCTCTGACAAGACTGGAACCCTCACACAGAACATCATGACCTTTAAAAAGTGTTGCATAAATGGGCAAAGATACG GGGACTGCCGGGATGCAGCggggcagctccagagccaccCACAG CAAGTTGATTTCAGCTGGAATGTGTACGCAGATGGAAAGTTCTTGTTCTATGATCACTATCTGATAGAGCAAATAAAGGCTGGAAAGGAGCCAGAAATCCAGAagttcttttttctgcttgctaTTTGTCACACAGTCATGGCTGACACTTCTGATG GTCAGCTCCACTACCAGGCAGCTTCCCCGGACGAGGGGGCCCTGGTGACGGCCGCGCGCAACTTCGGCTACGTGTTCCTGTCCCGAACGCAGAACACCATCACCATCAGTGAGATGGGCGTCCAGAGGACCTACGATGTCCTGGCCATCCTGGATTTCAACAGCGACAGGAAGAGGATGTCTGTCATTG TAAGAGAGTCCTGTGGCAATATCAGGCTGTATTGCAAAGGAGCTGATACGGTGATTTACGAGCGGCTGCACCCCAGGAATGTCAAGAGAGAAGCCACAGAAGAGGCCCTTGAT gtcTTTGCAAATGAAACTCTCAGGACACTCTGCCTGTGCTATAGAGACATAAGCCAGGATGAATTTGAAGTGTGGAATAAAAAGTTTCTGGAGGCCAGTTTAGCTACAAGTCACCGGGATGAAGCCCTGGATAAAGTGTAtgaggaaatagaaaaaaacttGATT CTGCTTGGTGCAACAGCTATTGAAGACAAGCTACAGGATGGAGTTCCAGAAACTATCTCCAGACTCTCCAAAGCAGACATTAAAATCTGGGTGCTTACTGGTGACAAAAAAG aaactgctgaaaatattGGATTTTCTTGTGAACTCCTAACAGAGGAAATGGCCATCTGCTATGGAGAAGATACCAG TGCTCTCCTTCAAACGAGGCTGGAAAACCAGAGGAACAGGGCTGGATCCAGTCCACATTCCTCTCTCAGGATGAATGAGCCATTcttccagggcagcagagatCGGGCTCTGATCATCACTGGCTCCTGGCTG aATGAAATcctgctggagaagaaaaagaagaaaaagaaacttaaaCTGAAATTCCCCAGAacagcagaagagaagaaaaaacaaactgagaaaaggaggagggcagaggcctacaaggagcagcagcagaagaactTTGTTGATCTGGCCTGCGAGTGCAGGGCTGTGATCTGCTGCCGTGTGACACCCAAGCAGAAGGCCATGGTGGTGGAGCTGGTGAAGAAGTACAAGAAGGCCATCACCCTGGCCATCGGGGACGGGGCCAATGATGTGAACATGATCAAAA CTGCCCACATTGGAGTTGGGATCAGTGGCCAGGAGGGCATGCAGGCTGTCATGTCGAGTGACTACTCCTTCGGACAGTTCCGCTACCTCCAGCGGCTGCTGCTGGTCCACGGGCGCTGGTCCTACATCAGGATGTGCAAATTTCTGAGATACTTCTTCTACAAAAACTTTGCTTTCACGCTGGTCCACATCTGGTACTCGTTCTTCAATGGCTTCTCTGCCCAG ACAGCCTACGAGGACTGGTTCATCACACTGTACAACGTGCTGTATTCCAGCCTCCCGGTCCTGCTCGTCGGCTTGCTCGACCAG GATGTGAGCGACAGACTGAGCCTTCGGTTCCCCAGACTTTATGTTTTGGGTCAGAGAGATTTACTTTTCAACTACAAGAAGTTCTTTATAAGTTTGCTCCATGGAGCTGTAACTTCACTGATCATCTTCTTCATCCCGTATGGAGCCTACCTTAAATCTATGGGACAAGATGGAGAAGCCCCTGCAGATTATCAGTCCtttgctgtcacagcagcatCCTCTCTGATATTTGTGGTCAATTTTCAG aTTGGCCTGGATACGTCTTACTGGACTTTTGTTAATGCTTTTTCAGTATTTGGGAGTATTGCACTTTACTTTGGGATCACATTTGACTTGCATAGTGCTGGAATCCATGTTCTCTTCCCTTCAGGCTTTCAGTTCACAG GAACTGCTCCGAATGCTCTGCGGCAGCCATACCTTTGGCTTACCATGATTTTATCCATTGCCATTTGCTTACTGCCTGTAGTGGCACAGCGCTTTCTGTCCATGACAATCTGGCCTTCAGAGAGTGATAAA ATCCAGAGGAACCGTCGGAAGtacctgctggaggagcagcagtggaagCGGCGGCAGAGCGCCTTCCGCCGCGGGGTGTCCGCCCGCCGCTCCGCCTACGCCTTCTCGCACCAGCGCGGCTACGCCGACCTGATCGCCTCGGGGCGCAGCATCCGCAAGCGGCGCGCCCCGCTGGACGCCGTGctggccgggccgggctccggGGACACGCGCGACACCAGCTGA